In Methanosarcina siciliae T4/M, one genomic interval encodes:
- a CDS encoding DUF2209 domain-containing protein, translating into MWDIIAVDISGRHRIKDGYYMVCAAVALTVSADHIEKVKQVKILPFWLKRDPGLLDIVQLIEDTANQLSFEGTIVSEKGDMYNQPLWVPESMFSGAFKYQESLAERRAIELAHHISLSARNLLIKELNIEA; encoded by the coding sequence ATGTGGGACATTATTGCAGTGGACATTTCGGGCAGGCACAGGATCAAAGATGGTTATTATATGGTCTGTGCAGCTGTAGCTCTTACTGTTTCTGCGGACCATATCGAAAAAGTTAAGCAGGTGAAAATCCTTCCTTTCTGGCTTAAAAGAGATCCCGGTTTACTTGATATCGTGCAGCTTATTGAGGACACGGCTAACCAGCTTTCCTTTGAGGGGACGATTGTGTCCGAGAAGGGGGATATGTACAACCAGCCCCTCTGGGTACCGGAAAGTATGTTTTCGGGGGCGTTTAAGTACCAGGAGTCCCTGGCTGAGAGAAGGGCTATAGAGCTTGCTCACCACATTTCTCTGAGCGCTCGAAACTTACTAATTAAAGAACTTAATATCGAGGCGTAA
- a CDS encoding SRPBCC domain-containing protein: MSTEIEIFASADRVWQILMDFVAYPQWNPYIREISGEAKVGSKIKVFMKPEWEKGVTLHPKIIRLEPKKEFTWKGNFFLPGILDGEHSFLLEEISGHRVRFIQKEKFSGIAIPFISVSWSIEKGTVRSFGDMNNALKKKAEKVR, encoded by the coding sequence ATAAGCACGGAAATTGAGATCTTCGCTTCTGCGGACCGCGTCTGGCAGATCCTTATGGATTTCGTAGCCTATCCCCAGTGGAACCCTTACATAAGGGAAATCAGCGGGGAAGCAAAAGTTGGGAGCAAAATTAAAGTCTTTATGAAGCCGGAATGGGAAAAAGGCGTGACTCTTCACCCAAAGATCATCCGGCTGGAGCCAAAAAAAGAGTTTACCTGGAAAGGGAATTTTTTTCTCCCGGGGATTCTTGATGGGGAACATAGTTTTCTCCTGGAAGAAATTTCAGGCCACAGGGTACGTTTTATTCAGAAAGAAAAATTTAGTGGAATTGCAATTCCTTTTATCAGTGTTTCATGGTCTATAGAGAAAGGTACTGTACGCAGTTTCGGGGATATGAACAACGCCCTTAAAAAAAAGGCGGAAAAGGTAAGATGA
- the hflX gene encoding GTPase HflX, with protein sequence MPSEKTDSENRVILIKRTNPRADPERGEYLFEELRDLARAAGYIPVGELTQTRFPDSRYQLGKGKIEELAELARIKRASKVIFYNRLSTIQLFNISEICGCQILDKFQLILEIFAKRATTRRAKLQVELARLRYEVPRARAIVSLVKKEERAGFMGLGDYEDAYEQDLKKRISRIENELESAEKDDESLRAFRHRKGFSLVSLAGYTNAGKSTLFNAIVNESVEAQDKLFTTLVPTTRALDLGGRKALLTDTVGFIEELPHWLVDAFKSTLDEIFLSDLILLVVDVSEKPETILQKLSTSHDTLWDRIQGVPVITVLNKTDLLEASELEAVMEEIGYMAPNPVFVSSKEKIGMKELKAEIIKHLPAWSSYSFTLPNSEKGMSVLSWLYDEGIVHRVEYGERISVDYEARTEIINRIKALELNQKE encoded by the coding sequence ATTCCATCAGAAAAAACAGATTCCGAAAACAGGGTAATACTCATAAAAAGAACCAATCCGCGGGCCGACCCTGAGCGCGGAGAATACCTCTTTGAAGAACTCAGGGATCTTGCAAGGGCCGCAGGTTACATCCCTGTCGGGGAGCTTACGCAGACAAGGTTTCCGGATTCCAGGTACCAGCTCGGGAAAGGGAAAATAGAGGAGCTTGCCGAACTTGCGAGGATAAAAAGGGCTTCCAAGGTCATTTTTTATAACAGGCTTTCTACAATCCAGCTCTTCAATATCTCGGAAATCTGCGGGTGCCAGATACTGGACAAGTTCCAGCTTATCCTTGAGATCTTTGCAAAAAGAGCTACTACCCGCAGGGCCAAGCTGCAGGTTGAGCTTGCAAGGCTCAGGTATGAGGTCCCGAGGGCAAGAGCCATTGTTTCCCTTGTGAAAAAGGAAGAACGAGCCGGTTTCATGGGTCTCGGGGACTATGAGGACGCCTACGAGCAGGACCTGAAGAAAAGGATATCAAGGATTGAAAATGAACTTGAGTCTGCAGAAAAAGACGATGAGTCCCTGCGGGCTTTCCGGCACAGGAAGGGCTTTTCTCTTGTCTCCCTTGCAGGGTATACGAATGCCGGGAAAAGCACGCTCTTCAATGCGATTGTCAATGAAAGCGTTGAAGCCCAGGACAAGCTCTTTACAACCCTCGTGCCGACTACCCGGGCTCTTGATCTGGGTGGGAGAAAGGCTCTTCTGACCGATACTGTGGGGTTCATAGAGGAGCTCCCGCACTGGCTGGTCGATGCCTTCAAATCCACCCTCGATGAGATCTTTCTTTCCGACCTTATCCTGCTTGTTGTCGATGTAAGCGAGAAACCCGAGACAATACTGCAGAAACTTTCCACCTCTCACGACACTCTCTGGGACCGTATCCAGGGAGTTCCGGTGATCACCGTGCTCAATAAGACCGATCTGCTTGAAGCATCCGAACTTGAAGCTGTTATGGAGGAAATTGGTTATATGGCTCCCAATCCGGTGTTCGTTTCCTCAAAGGAGAAGATCGGTATGAAGGAGTTAAAAGCTGAGATCATTAAACACCTGCCTGCCTGGTCTTCTTACTCCTTTACCCTCCCTAACTCTGAAAAAGGGATGTCAGTCCTTTCCTGGCTCTACGATGAAGGTATTGTGCACAGAGTTGAGTACGGAGAGCGAATTTCAGTGGATTATGAAGCCCGGACAGAGATAATCAACAGGATCAAAGCTTTAGAGCTTAATCAGAAAGAATGA
- a CDS encoding PHP domain-containing protein: MKFDLHVHSEHSKDSESRHEDILQNALKRGLDGFAICDHDTVEGGLACAKKALELGLEITVIPGVEVSSSKGHILVLGIKEDIEPRLSPEETIRRARKLGGTVIIPHPFKSSSHGIGSFEGLDTDAVEVFNSRCLFNGANRKALAEAERLGIPAVAGSDSHVPEMVGQAYTEIDASENTVEVVLRAIREGKVAPAGKSTPTPIILKQMYGSAKRKLKKKLFGMS, from the coding sequence ATGAAATTCGATCTTCACGTACATTCCGAGCATTCAAAAGATAGCGAGTCACGCCATGAGGATATCCTTCAGAATGCCCTCAAAAGAGGCCTTGACGGTTTTGCTATCTGTGACCATGATACGGTTGAAGGCGGGCTTGCCTGTGCAAAAAAAGCCCTGGAGCTTGGCCTCGAAATCACAGTTATCCCCGGCGTGGAGGTCAGCTCCTCAAAAGGACATATCCTGGTTCTGGGAATTAAGGAGGATATCGAGCCCCGGCTGAGCCCGGAAGAAACTATCCGCAGGGCTCGAAAACTCGGAGGCACGGTCATCATCCCTCATCCTTTCAAGAGCAGCTCTCACGGGATCGGAAGTTTTGAAGGGCTTGATACGGATGCGGTTGAGGTCTTCAATTCTCGCTGCCTTTTCAACGGAGCCAACAGGAAAGCCTTAGCCGAGGCAGAAAGGCTTGGAATCCCGGCCGTTGCAGGGAGCGACTCCCATGTCCCGGAAATGGTAGGGCAAGCATATACTGAAATCGATGCTTCCGAAAACACAGTCGAGGTAGTGCTCAGGGCGATCAGGGAAGGAAAAGTTGCCCCTGCCGGGAAAAGTACCCCCACGCCCATCATCCTGAAGCAGATGTATGGGAGTGCAAAGCGAAAGTTGAAGAAAAAGCTCTTTGGCATGTCCTGA
- a CDS encoding non-histone chromosomal MC1 family protein has product MSDTRNFVLRDVDGNEHGVFTGKQPRQAALKAANRSAGTKSKPDVIRLRERGTKKIHVFKAWKQTVAAPKNRPEWMPAKISKPFVKKERIEKIE; this is encoded by the coding sequence ATGTCTGACACAAGAAATTTTGTTCTACGGGATGTAGATGGCAACGAACACGGAGTTTTCACTGGTAAACAGCCACGGCAGGCCGCCCTTAAAGCTGCAAACAGGAGCGCTGGGACCAAATCAAAACCGGATGTAATCCGGCTCAGGGAGCGCGGGACAAAGAAAATTCATGTTTTCAAAGCATGGAAGCAAACTGTCGCAGCCCCAAAAAACAGACCTGAATGGATGCCAGCGAAAATCAGTAAGCCCTTTGTCAAGAAAGAGAGAATAGAAAAAATCGAGTAA